GGCAAAGGATAAGAACAGATAGATGATTGGGAGTCTTCTAAGGATATTACGATACTAATACTTTACATAGGAACCCATAAGAATGCTAAACAGAACGCCAAATATCGCTTTGATATAAAGGTGAATGCAGTCCATTAGCTGTTAAAGAGTCCTTCAGGTTATATGTAGATCATCGTTGACacgtgcataattgttttccatcgtattttctcggaaacgttcgtatttgccatgttacttcagtcaacctctgtactttttgtacggagactgactgaaatagcaagacacgttcgtacgtttccgtgaaaatacgatggaaaataattatacactacaAGACAGTCATAAAACGAGATAAGGTCTGCTAAAATGTTTAGACTAGTAAAGTTGACAGGTTGTAGCTGTCGATAGCCGTCTGCGGCTTCTGcatattaaatgaaagaatTCAAATAAACACGAAGGACGTAAATTCACATGCCTACTGTACATATTTGTCTACGCTTGAAAATGTTTTGCTCATTCCGTGAAAATAGTGTTTAGCATAAATGTGTTGTTGTAATGGTTCTCAAGTCTTTAAACTTGTTATGTCGTCGACGTTTACAGGTGTTCTATCCGTTGATAAtcgtatttaaatacctaaagttaagtacctaaaatatttctatgccaTGATGTATGTCAAAAACATAACGTGAAATTTGGACACCAAACGCAAGTCAATTAATTCATCCTAGTCATAGATGTAGAGTTTTAGATTTCAGCGGAGATCGGAGTTTATAAGCTTTTCAAGTATGTATTTAGAAATTTTGAAAAGAGCTATTTAAGAGATATATGGAGATGGTTCAAGATGTGCTTTTATGTAGACTGGAGCAATATAGGAATGTAGATAAATTACtgttttgtttagttttattttacactaacgacccgccccggcttcgctcgggttagcaaattatacactgaaaccttcctcaagaatcactctatcgataggtgaaatcgcatgaaaatccgttcagtagtttttgagtttatcgcgaacatacacacacaaacagacagacacggcgggggattttgttttatacGGTATAGTGAGACTCGGTGCCCACTTTCGCGTTTGCACCTTGCAATTGGAAAAGTGCAACAACAAATTTGGGtcaacacatgctaaaaatacAATAGTTGCCACTTTTCCCCCAAAAGATAAACGGGAGCCAACATTATAGTGGTGATTTATATCGTCTGAAACTGGACCCAGCGTATTTTTTGGCTAAACCAAAACTAAGCATTTGTTTTACCCATATTCTACAGAAAATACAAACGAGGCCGaagtagagtctgttcggaaagagaaaaatcgtggaatgtattgggccccatacattccacgactcttatcTTTCCGCACAGAGTCTTCCTATTTGTATCTCTGTACCCACACATGCCAAATTTTTACGTCAAAAAGGCAAATGCGATGAGCAAAAGACGATACATGACATTGTGACGTCATACCTACCTGCATAAGCGTTCAATTATCTCAAAGgctgatttattttaatttgtgacgTCGACTGTTTCCTTGCACCAGCATGAGCCGTAGAAATTATTCATCGAGAGAGTTTACTTAAGAAAGCTCTTATTTTCACACGATGCTGGATATTAAATCGTTTGACAGGCGCACAGGGTTTTAAATTAGTTTTGGGAAAGGTAAAGAGTTTGCAAAACGTATTCACTGCGTCTGTTCCTTATTGAGAAAGGTCTTAGTTGGTACTTAGTTGCGAGACGCATTGTCAAACGCATGTTTCTACTTTGTTCAGTTACAGTTTAAAATTTCAGTACATATTCGCGTAGTCATGTTATTAAACTAAGTGAACATTTGGTGCTGATGTTTTCGTAACAAATGAACGATATGGCTGAAAGTTAATAATCAATCAAATCCTAAAATTTTGTACTGTCAGTGATCAGTTACCTATATGAAAGCTCCTAGTTTTAAACTATGAGCAATCGGCCGGAAAACATTTATAATGAAAAACTAGTGAAATGAAAGGTATACTCAAGCTGTAGAGATCCTAAGGAAATCAAAAGTATGAGGTAAGTAtcttttataattaaataatagtaTTGACAATAGTTAAAATCAGTTAGAGTTTATTTATGAAGTATCGTAGCGAATATTCTTAATGAATAAAAGGTTTCAGAAACGATATGTAATTCTAAAATAGGTTCTCAAAGCACATAACTAGTTGCAGTTATCAGTCAGATGAGATCTTTAGGGCGGtcgctagctggcgcgggtgcacggagcgggtgagcgggttaacgaaaaatagtatgagctACGCTAACTGGCGCGGACGCTTGCGTCGGATTTTACTTACAATGGCACCTGCGAGCTtgcacccgcgccagctagcggacgcccgtATACatatacagtcaactgtaaaaatatgggtgcacaaatcatctcaaaagtatgtcccatagctcttatgtcagcgaaataagaactatgggacatatttttgaataacttggctacacccatatttttacagttcacTGTACATTGTAGGTACGTAGTTGTAATGGCAATGCCCCTAACCTAAGATTAGCGACTATAAATAGTCGAAGACGTCAATTTGGATGGATTAGCTATCTTTTCCTGATGTTTTGACGGAAAATGTGTTTGTTATCAAAGGTAGAGGCGATTAGTGCCGCTCTGCTTCGTTATCAGTTgatgtgttaattagtttgaaACAATTAATCGCTTCTAGGAGAGTCGTGTCCTACGACGCCTTCAGTCGTGGACGCGTCGTTATGCTCACATTTAATGCTACTATAAAAAAACTAGAGTGATCTTACCTTAAAGTGGTTAAGGGATATTTGTTGTCCCATTAAAAGGGACATTCGCAGTTAATTTCAATTACAGTCCAAAGTTATTTAGGTAAGTTTCAATTACTTAgtaaaaaaaagattttaggAGAAGCAGGCAGATGAAATAGAGCAGTGAGATATAGATATCTTTAGTGTAATTTAGTTGTAAGAACGCTTTTTTTGCTTGGGATCTATCCGGGTTCTTCAGAATAAGACTAACGGAATTATTTGAATGTCAAACCTTCAGCCAGGCTAACGTTTTCAAATAGGTAAACAAAGATATCAATTGAATTCTTTCATATTTAAATCTTTTAAAAACCAACCGTATAGACTACAAATTATGGTGGATTTTAcgatagttaaattttattatatgatacctgtaataaatattatgtgaCTTTAACCAATGCGAAAACAATTTCAGCGATTACTACTTCCAACGTAACTTCGAACCTATTTCCTAGAGCCAAACATGCCTTTGTAGTCCCATCGAAGGTGGCTAATCATGCTAGATGTTCCACGTTTGTACAGGTGGTATTCAATGTATACGTTCAGTTAAGTAAACAGTTCATTTGACGTCAATTAATTAGTAAAATGCTGAAATTTAGTAGAGCTCTATAGTAGTGGCCGAGTGGTGGGATCATTGAAAATAAGTGCGTATTCTTGTCTGTGgaaatttctgcaaaatattatATGGGCAGTAAGATATGGATTAATGGAATATATGGAATAAATAGCCTGAGGAAGAGTGAAGTTATTCTAGGAGTAACCAAAAATAAAAACCTTCATTAGCACCTGAACGTATTTTAGGTAATATAATTGCCTAAAATTATCtaagaacttattttttaacagCCCtttcttatacatattttatgtgtaggtatgtTTCTCTGTgtgagtatattttttgtttgttaaGTAATTGTTGGTGTAGCTTCTAACAGTTTACTATTGTAACTAAAAATATTCAGAGTATAAGATAAAGTTCGTGTAGGTACAACTAGAGGACAACATAATTTGTAAGATCATCAATTTAGTATGAATGGTGCTTTTTAAATATaagatttataattattaagtataagATTCATAAGTACATATAACACTGTTAGCCACCAGGTACCTATACTCGTACCtgcaataattatgtatgtaagcATGTCTTATTTTGGCACGCTTTGAAAGACGGATTTTTACCATGAATGAGGAGattgtacatttattgtaaactacgtgtatgtgaggtgtgcaataaagagtattgtattgtattcagtgccggatttaccactaggctgagtaggctgaagcctagggcggcagattttagggggcggcaaatttgggttaaaaaatattttgtttgctgttcagatagggtTGACCAGAATTTTGccgctcccctatttatttgtaaaatttaaataacaggctttatttgtcgattttgccgccctctgttatgtcaagaccctttatattgaaACAGATAaacggccggacggacaacaaagtgatcctattcCGTTTTGAAGATTGGAAATTGGaattctaaaaatataccatGTTCTATCAAATTGCGCTATTTCTAcggaaaaaatttcgcgctcgctacgctcgcatTTTTATTTAGGAACGTTATTGATGGGCTACAAATAAAGctaggcaaaggcctctcccctcttcttccactcgtTTCGGTTTTGAGCTACATCTGGCCAGTCTCTCGAAAacgagtccaagttatcccgccatcgccgacgaggtctACCGGTTCCCCGGTTTGACTCGTGGGGCATCCACTTtgtggttaacttggcccacaagttGTTGGGCATGTGGTAGACATAACCAGCCTAGTTCTATCAATTTGCGCTATTTCTACAGAacaaatttcgcgctcgctacgctcgcgtttttatTTAGGAACATTATCTGTGACCCATCAATATAAGCCATTTGTATAGCATAGTCCCTCGAGCACTCGATGCTAGACCCGACCAAACTCCTTAGCTAttatccagcctgactgccaatgcctcaccttgattctcaatggccgAAACCCAGCGGTACCCATGTCgccgatcagatcaggcaaatataacgaggtcgcatcgtcattggCTGACAAAAACGGCTCATAGTGACATCACCTTATATGCATTTTAATATGACTATGGTGCGttgtactattaaattaaaCGCCTCTGATTGGAAAGTACTTTAAAAAGCTATAAGCGAGGTGGATAGGGGCGGCAAAATCGGCATAGCCTACGGGCGGCAAATGTctaaatccggcactgattgtatTGTATAGTAGATACCTCTTAATTAGTGGTAGTTAATTAGGCTATGTACGTACCAATAATAATATTCATGTACGAAGCTTTTTAACTTTTCACCAAATTTATTAGTCGGGCTTGTGTTCAGAGATGGCGGTGTCTGAAGTCGTGGTGTTGGTGCTCTTGCTGCACCTCGCTGCAGGGCAGGATACCAACTGTGATTTCACGCAAAACGTGAGTAGAAATGATACGTACCTAACATTGTCTGTACAAAAACGTCTTCATGGAAATAAGAGCTATGAGATGAGATGTAGATACTTATAGCCGAAAATTTTCTTTATATACCGTATATATTtagataggtatatatatttttttacaagtcAGCAAGAACCGTAAATgtcataacaatcccgtgttgTGACTGTATATAAGGGAGGCGTGCCTAAATATAGTGTCTGTATGACTACTATTAAGTACATAACGATCGCGGATTTTAACAGATTCCCTATCGAATGATTCATACAACAAATGTTGTTTTCTTCATGATCCTTTTAAATAGATGACAATTTAAAAtttgatatatttatttattatttaaagagatacctacctatcaggggcgtatttaccctagggccatccgggccatggcccggggcgccaatccgccaggggcggcatatggtCCGTATGGCGCCCCTGGcgaattgcattttgtttttcttccttgacttctggggcggcgaaacgtattggcccggggcgcgaaatttcaaaatacgcccctgctacCTATgattatttatacaaattatatcaGCGAATATAACAATTAGCTACTTTACGTTACAACAGCCTTGTATGTATGTCGTTGGCTTTACCCAATTGTCGATATATCCTGTAATGTCAGTTTGTTTTTAGGTTCAAGCAGGTCAAGTGTACTATATATACAGCCCCGGCTACCCTCAAAACTACACCGGCGCGCGGCAGTGTCGCTGGATCGGGATCTGCCCCTCGGGCTACCGCTGCCGGCTGGTCTGCCCGGAGATCCTTTTACCCGCGGTATGTCCCACACTCCAGAAATGTTATATCTACAGTTCTGGTTATTCCTACAATGTCGCTTGGTTAATCGGCTCGTCTGGCTACCGCTGCCGGCTGCAATGCCCGGAGATCAGCCTTCTCGCGATATGTCCCACGCTCCGTATATCTATCTACAGCCCTTGATATTCCACAATGCCGCTGGTGCATCTGCCAGTCAAGCTACCGGGCTGTAGTGCCTGGAGAAGACCAGCACCAACACACATCAGACGCGCTTAATCATTATTTGTCGGTCGGTCCATTGTGGGTCCATTGCTGTTGCTTGCTGGGTAAAAATACAGTTAACATAATCTACAGGGTTGGGCATATTAAGTGTCCTAGTTTTGTACTGCCATTTTACTTAAATATAGCGCAACTTTTTGTAActatactattttttattaataatcgaGAATTTATGCGTCTTTATGATTTCTAGATGTCAGCTTGATATctattgtttttatattgttatCAACATGGACGTGAAACGCCAGCTCGTTGTAAATTTGTGCAAGCAAAAATTCCGACCGTGCGAGATAAGTAAGAAGTTAAAACATTTAGAATATTAATGTAAGGTTCACATCTCGGACCATTAAGCGATTTAAAAAATCAGGATCTTCAAGAATCAGGCCCAAACCTGCTCGAAGACCATCTGTTTgtgtcaaaaatataattaaaagtgTTCGTGAGCGTATTCGGCGAAATCCATCTCAAAGTGCTAGTAAACTCgttaaatatatgaaaatatccCGACGATCAATGAGGCGTATAGTATGACATGATCTTGGATTGAAGGccttcaaaaaataaaaaaatcgtggATTAACAGAAGCCCAGTAAAAAGCTAGAGTGAAAAAATGCAGGGACTTGCTAGCTTGGCATGGTATGGGGTGCCATATCACCTAGGGGCAAACTACCACTGCTGTTCATTGATCAGGGAGTAAAAATTAACCAAGACTTTTATATTCAGAACGTGTTGCAGGGTCACATGCTAGAAAATATCCGGAAGTTGTTTGGGGATGACTATTATTGCTTTCATCAAGACAGTGCCCAGTCTCACAAAGCTAAACGTACACAAGACTGGTGTCGAACAAATTTGACAGATTTTATACCGTGGCCAGAATGGCCTGCATCTTCACTAGACTTGAATCCGTTGGACTTTTCTATATGGGGATACATGCTCAGCAGGATTGGCAGCACACAGggaattaatttaaattcattcaATTATCGGTTGATCAAGATATGGGACGATATAACAGATGAGGTAGCCGCGTGCAACTCATTCTATGGTAGAATGCGTAAAGTTATACAGGTTAAAGGAGAGCGATTTGAGCTAATgaattaattttgtaaatataGAGTATGCttataataaaaacaagtttaatattcagatttgaagctttgttttaattttatggctATTTTAAACTAGGACACTTAATCTGCCCAACCCTGTAGTCAGTCTAGTTGGACCAGACCTCTTACTACACGACTGCACTTGGCGCTTGCTTATACTGTGCCATCACTAGCATTTCTTTACAAAGACTAAAATGGTAACTAAGAAGGGTATCATATGGAACGTACAATTTTCTCTAACATCTTTTACGTTACGCTTTACGCTTTATGAACAGAGTTCGGGGTGCTCCGTGGACCGGCTGCTGATCTCCCGGAGCGGGGACCCACAGCTCGCCGGCGGCGACGTGTACTGCGGGCGAGGCTCCACCTCCGTCGTGTCCACCGGCCAGCGGATTAGCGTCGGTGAGCGAAACCACTCAAAAACCGTGTGTGCTAGTCCTTCGAATGCCTAAATATCATAATGCCCCGTAAACACTTCCCTTATGCCCCCGATCATGCTGGGGCATTGTTTGCAGAAACATTTTGAGCATATGTAAACGAGGTACCTAATTATATGTCTAGCTAGAATGTATCTTTGCCTTACTTACAGGCCACACAGTTCACCAACGCTGTTTATAgaatttatcatcatcataatctaAGACCATGACTCTTGTTGGTGGAGTATGCGTCATTTTTCGCGGCTCTCGGCCAAGTTCTTTAGGTCCCTGGAAGACACGACATTTGCTTTCCCTTTTAGTTGTTGTGTAAGCTGGCTCGTGGTTTTCCTCTTCCTTTGGTAGATTAGATTTTGCCTTCTAATATAGTTTTGAAGAAAGTTTCTTGTCTTATCAAGTGATCTATAATTTTGCCTCGTCTATTCTCTAtggtatattaatatatttgtcGAATTAGGTTTACCTAaatattaaatcattttttttaatttcaggaTTAATCACATCAGCCACGACCAAAGGAGGCAGATTCTACTGCGAACTGCGGGCGGAGGCAGCAACGCCGACTCCAACACCGTGTAGCTGCGGCTATAGGAAGAGGGTAGGTGTACCTATACACTGTTACTTGCACTAAAACCCCAAACTTTAGCTGGAGAATTATCCATATAGTGTGCTCTCGTAACTTGTTATGGCTTACATTTGTAAATTTAGACTGTAAGAAAGTAGTTGAGTTTTACCTACGACAGACCAGCACCTACGAAAGCTTATTTACTAAAACTGAAACAGAGATGTTTCGCTCGCGTTTCGCGCTCGCTCGGCGAATAACCAATAATGAACGCTTGCGTTCTGTTAACTATAGGTACATGCCAACATGAGGCactaattagtaaataacatacaTTCCAGAACCGCATCGTCGGCGGCCAGGAGACAGGCGTAAACGAGTTCCCAATGATGGCCGGCGTCATATACTTGGACCAGGAACAAATTCGGTGCGGAGCCACCATCATAGCCCCGCGATACGTGGTGACCGCTGCCCACTGCGTGGTGGGCAGGGCCGCTAGCGCACTGGCCGTCGTGGTTGGCGAGCACGATAAGACCACTGGTGGTGAGTTTACTTCAGAAAAATCCTGGTGGACGCCATTAGCTTACGAATATGGGTCTCCCCAGagatatcgacgcgcattcggcaaaatccgatgtccataaattacgtcatcgttttttgaccccccccgccttaaaatcatacaaaaatcatgcttcgaatgaccccgtttcctcctacgtcatgctaccatcatccgatgtccagaccccccccccgccctattttgaaatgacgtaatttatgaatagcccctaagagCGAATAAGCCGTCTACTATGCGTCGGCAGGCGCcagccgatgcgagccgagccgaatgACGACTTTTTTGCTCTTATTGCGCAGAATAAAGCTTTTGCCTGtcggattttgccgattccgcgtcgacatatGTGGGGCAACCCTACGTCGTGATCTTGTGCGTACAGACCACTGGTTGCAtagaaatttaattatttatatttttttaggagaCACATCTGCAACACAAGGATTTAATGTGGAACGCGTAACAGTTCACCCTCAATACACATCGtaagtttttaaaacatgttttccAAGCtcttaaaaaccggccaagtgcaagtcggactcgcgcacgaagggtttttagtatttgttgttatagcggcaaaagtAGGTAATACATCATCGGTGAAAATTTCATTtctttagctatcacggttcatgagatacagcctgataacagacagaccgacacacagacggacagtggagtcttagtaatagggtcccgtttttaccctttgggtacggaaccctaaaaatgtattaaattgTAAAACGTTGTCGGATTTCAGTTCTAACTACGATTATGATATCGCCATCTTGCGGTTGGCAAGGGACATCGTGTACAGCGACCGCGTGGGCCCCGTCTGCCTGCCGTTCAAGTTTGTCAACACAGACTTTGCTGGCAGTCGGTTCACCTTGTTAGGTAATTATTCTTAAGAAACTTTatatacacacatatcataaaccttCTATAAAACTCACttcgttcgtttcataaaccaaCACTTGAGGTTTAATGCCTTtaattatgtagcagtcacataaactacctACTATTCCACGGTGACCAACGGCGAGATTTTGCTTTTGTATAGTTGGGCGCCACTACCCACCCTATCCACTGACGCCATCATTATTTCTTACTTACTCGTGGTCAGTACGATATCGTTGTGTATGTGTAGAATCTGTAATGAAGACCTCTGCCCGGCCGTAAGTGTTTCGGCTTAAATGATGAAACATCACCATGATTCGTCATGATAAATAATCGTATCTGTAGCTAATTTTGTAATTACCTACTGTTCTACTCCATTTTATAGTAGTGCGTCTACACAGTACTCAAATGAAGGTGTAGATTGCATGAATAATTTGCAGGCTGGGGCTCCCTGTTCATCGGCGGGCCCGTGTCCAACACGCTGCAGAAGGTGGACGTGGACGTGTTGAGCCAGGCCGCGTGCCAGCGAGTCGTGTCCTCGCTCACGCCGCGCCAGGTCTGCCACTACACTGCCGGGAAAGATGCCTGCCAGGTATGTATATACCTACAGACATTCGTATTATATAGTCTTatggttttaaaatgtcggGTTCCACTTGAGAGACTACctgaccaggcgtggctcaatccgcgatttcgtcgctttgctacaggtagctaaaagtacatccgttccacacaattttggtggctagccataagccgcgcgtggcgctgtcgccacctagcggccatatctgtgctgatcgcaacagacgcgttttgttagagagtgagtcttctactattatttattcagtGACCCGACGATGAATACCTGAACTCGAGTTTTTAATTCACTTCAGCCAACGGCTGTCGTGAATATAATAAACTGTCGTACAATATTCCacttaccccccccccccccccacccccccacgttgcataataaaaaaatgatcCTTCAAATATGATACACGTATTGTATACAGGATGACTCCGGCGGTCCGGCGCTGTACACGGACCCGTCCACGAACCTGCTGTTCCTGGGCGGCATCAGCAGCTACGGCCGCCTGTGTGCGCAGAGCGGCCAGCCCGGCATCAACACCAGGGTCACTGCCCTGCTCACCTGGATAACCACCAACACGCCCGACGCCACGTATTGCTATAAATAAACTGGTGCGATGCATACTGTGTTTAATATACCTGTCATACACATTCATCATTATCATTAGTACCTAACTAACGGTGGtatattccacctgtccaatttctttgtccaaagTGTATTTTGTCTGACATTTTGCTTAATAAGAGAATGAGAAGCAATGCCATTGGATAAAtaaattggacagatggaataccacccgaaGCCACAACCGAGTCACCAGCGAGTGAGCAGCGCGCTCACCTGGATACAGAACAACACTCCTGGCGCGGCGGATATAAAAACCTATCGGCTAATTTACCTACTCGACCTACAGTATGTAGGTTTTACAAGGATAATTCTTTATCATATGAACCGATTTCAACATTTTTATCACAACAGCTGGTAAACGCTCTCTTTATTGTTGAGATGTCTCGTTACTGATGAGAAAGTTATATTTTATCCACATGATGAGTAGCAAAGTAATATGTTGCAAATTTTgggttattatttttgctattttaCCCACTAAACTTTTGCGAAATACCACCCTTTATGAGAAATTGCGATGTAAAAATTATAACTGCACTCATTATCACTTACCAGTGAACTATAAAACAAAACATCCCATCCCAATATTTATTAACACATTTTTACGAAAGCTTTAACGGTGGCAGACGGTTATTTGGTGCAACCCGCTCTAAGtctgaaacaaaaaaaaccTTGTAATAACCCCATCCTAAAATTTTTCCCTTCGTTTATTCCCGGCCATTAATAACCCTCTAAAGTCTAATATCAAATTATAACGCTGCATGTAATAAAGGTAAACTCTCGGGGAAAACCCATAAATTAGTTTCACGGGCCgtgcatagatggcgctgtcatcaaaaagtaaaattttcattAGGAGCGAACTTCGCGTCGAACTTATTGATTTTCCTCTCCCTACTGACTTCGCATTCTTCTTTCATTTCCTCGCAAGCTCTCCGGTATAACTTTACACTAAATATCTCAGTAAATGTAGTTAAACGTAATTCTAAACATTTTCTTAGTTATGATTTGACGAATGAAGTGTCCTTTTATTTAGTGTTTTTTTGTTAGTGGGGATTTTATTATGTTAGTGATGGGAGATTTGGGAGCAGTGGTGATGGTGGCCAGATAAAGGGATATGCCGAAACGCATCCCGTTCCACGTCGTGTACGCAACAAGTAAGTGcattagaatttttttttatagcctattgagtgtcccactgctgggcaaaggcctctccccttaatttccagaaattagaaattataaaagataataaaatagtTGTACTTTTCCAGGCTACTTGagattttaatgtaggtatatagaaaatttataaaaaaatgtagcaTGTAAAATTATACAGCAAAAACAACCCAGTGAGAGTTGGAATCGCGGCCTGAGGGGTCTGGTACCATCAACCAATGTTTAGGATTTCGTACCCGAATGGTAACTACCGGAACCTATTATTATGCATACCTTGTTCGTCCGTCTGTTAGCGGGCTCTATCTTAAGAACcgttgtaggtaggtaattgaAATTTTCTCGGCGTGGTTTAAAGAGGATCAGAATATTGAAATTGGAACAATTCAGTATTGTACTTTATTTACAGATTTATTTCAGAGTTTCTCTCGGATGTCGATGTCAGATGTGTGTGTGTCGTGTGGATGTAGCCTAATAGGCTACGACTAACTTCGCTATTAGTTTTCCAAATAGGTAGCAAAAATGCTTCGTTTAGGTCTAGCGACAATGAACGGTAGGCCGCTACGAATTCTCGTAGACGGCGCTACGGTGATCCGTAGACCCGTAAATGATAACTATAACATAACCCTACGAGAAACGGGATTTGATTGCGTAAACATAAATGTTTCGCTTGTCTCTGTCGCGGCGCGAACCTCCACCTTTAGGGATAACCCTTTCAGTCCTGTTCATAACTCTACAACTAGTCGTTACTAACTAGTCTGTAAATGCTAAAAACTACAAACTGGTACCAGGGGCTTATACCACGAAACTTTACAAGTATACAATTCGACaatattgttaaattgtaaacaaaaataCGTACCACAATAATTTTACATATGTCACATGtacaatttacaaatattttgcaTTTGAGGACCCGTAACACAAAACATAGAGGGTATGTCAAGATATTAGAGGGTATTGTGACATACTTAGAAttgtatttattacaatttgacaaataagtatgtattaatattCCTCACTTAGTTTATGCTGagagtatttcatttttatcgTTAAAAATACCTTACGAGCATAAATAGCATATCTTATTACGTTGTCATTA
The Cydia splendana chromosome 20, ilCydSple1.2, whole genome shotgun sequence DNA segment above includes these coding regions:
- the LOC134800945 gene encoding venom serine protease 34-like — protein: MAVSEVVVLVLLLHLAAGQDTNCDFTQNVQAGQVYYIYSPGYPQNYTGARQCRWIGICPSGYRCRLVCPEILLPASSGCSVDRLLISRSGDPQLAGGDVYCGRGSTSVVSTGQRISVGLITSATTKGGRFYCELRAEAATPTPTPCSCGYRKRNRIVGGQETGVNEFPMMAGVIYLDQEQIRCGATIIAPRYVVTAAHCVVGRAASALAVVVGEHDKTTGGDTSATQGFNVERVTVHPQYTSSNYDYDIAILRLARDIVYSDRVGPVCLPFKFVNTDFAGSRFTLLGWGSLFIGGPVSNTLQKVDVDVLSQAACQRVVSSLTPRQVCHYTAGKDACQDDSGGPALYTDPSTNLLFLGGISSYGRLCAQSGQPGINTRVTALLTWITTNTPDATYCYK